A genomic window from Rattus norvegicus strain BN/NHsdMcwi chromosome 9, GRCr8, whole genome shotgun sequence includes:
- the LOC120094765 gene encoding basic proline-rich protein-like has translation MRRRHTTGFAWSRTPFRNRKSSAPDRRRETVSNPIFSPAPRGPSRFPGHPAHSRCAPSAAGLRDPQTPPAAPSVFPPSSREPGDRGEERDTPHRRPDPGSWRRRHRGPLSPPLGPPNARTPAERRGLVPEPTPARPLPLTVAAASSRRPSLQAAPANPGAADTQARAVPRRSPPAPGRRPRPLEPGQATPPGVCARASSGAWPRPPAVWTAATCWAAYLWLQ, from the coding sequence ATGAGAAGGCGCCACACCACGGGCTTTGCATGGAGTAGGACTCCGTTCAGAAACAGAAAGTCCAGCGCTCCCGACCGCCGGCGGGAGACCGTTAGTAATCCCATTTTCTCGCCCGCTCCCCGCGGACCCAGCCGGTTCCCTGGGCATCCTGCCCACAGCCGGTGCGCCCCCTCCGCCGCCGGCCTCAGGGACCCGCAGACACCCCCGGCTGCCCCCAGCGTCTTCCCGCCGTCCTCCCGCGAGCCAGGTGACCGCGGGGAGGAGCGCGACACCCCACACCGGCGCCCGGACCCAGGGTCCTGGAGGCGGCGACACCGCGGCCCTTTGTCCCCGCCGCTGGGGCCTCCGAACGCCCGCACGCCTGCGGAGCGCCGAGGCCTGGTCCCCGAGCCGACGCCCGCCCGCCCGCTCCCGCTCACCGTGGCCGCGGCCTCCTCCCGGCGGCCGAGCCTTCAAGCAGCTCCCGCGAACCCCGGCGCCGCCGACACACAGGCCCGCGCCGTCCCCCGCCGCTCCCCTCCCGCGCCAGGCCGCAGGCCACGCCCCCTGGAGCCCGGGCAGGCCACGCCCCCAGGTGTGTGCGCTCGGGCCTCGAGCGGAGCCTGGCCCCGCCCGCCAGCCGTCTGGACTGCTGCCACCTGTTGGGCCGCTTACCTCTGGCTCCAGTGA